One Vicinamibacterales bacterium genomic window, GCGCTCGTCGTGCCGGAGGGAGTGTTCGAGTGACACGCGCCGAAGCCGTGCAGATCGTCCGGGCGGCGACGCCGCTGGAGACGCTGATCGTTGCGTGCAACGGCATGCTCGGACGCGAGCTGCACTCGGCCGGCGATCGCCCCCCCCACTTCTACATGATTGGATCGATGGGGCTCGCCTCGTCGATTGGGCTCGGTCTGGCGTTGTCCCGGCCCGCGCGCGCGGTTGTCGTACTCGACGGTGACGGCAACGTGCTGATGAACATGGGGACGCTGGCAAGTATCGGCGTGGCCGCGCCCTCGAACTTCCATCACATCGTGCTCGACAACGGGATGTACGCCTCGACAGGTGGCCAGCGGACCATCAGCGATCGCGTGCGCCTCGAGCAGATCGCCTTGGCCGCCGGCTACCGGGCCGTCCGTCGCGTCAGCGAACGCGCGGATCTCGAGAGCGCCATCCCGTCAGTCCTCGCGCAGGCCGGCCCGTCGATGCTGCTCGTCGAGGTCGCGCCCGGCAACGTCAAGGGCATCGGCCGAGTGTCGCTCGATCCGCCTGCCATCGCCCGCCGTTTCCGGGAGGCCGCCCTGCGATGACCGTGCAACCGATCCGGCTGAGCCCGGGCCCGTGAGCGTGAGCGACCGCTTCGGGCGGCCGCTCATCGCGGCGGCACGGGTCCTACGGCTCGACGCCGAAGCGCCGCACCAACTGCTCGACCTCGTGGCGCAGGAACGGGAGCGACGGCAGCACGAACAGCAGATCCTGCATCCGCGACGGATCGTAGTCGGTCTCGATGACCTCGCCGGTGACGAACGGCCGCCGCTCGACGTCGGGAGAGAACAGCGAGTTGGGGATCTCGCCGATTGACGAGAGGATGCCCGCGCCGAACACCTTCGCCTCGCCACCTTCCTGGATCAGGCCGAACTCGATCGAAAACCAGCTGAGGCGCTTGAGTGCGAGCACCTGGTCACCGCTCGCCACGGTGACCGCGGCGCGGCCGATGAGCGTCAGCAGCGATGCGTAGTCGGGGTTCAGCAGCGGCGGCACGTGGCCGAGACAGTCGTGGATCATGTCCGGCTCGGGCGTGAACTCGGGCTTCGAGCCGTGGCGAATGAACTGCGTGGACGGAAAGCCACGCTCGGCGATGTACGAGTAGAACGTCCGGTAGGGGATGGGCCCTTCCGCCG contains:
- a CDS encoding thiamine pyrophosphate-dependent enzyme, with the protein product MTRAEAVQIVRAATPLETLIVACNGMLGRELHSAGDRPPHFYMIGSMGLASSIGLGLALSRPARAVVVLDGDGNVLMNMGTLASIGVAAPSNFHHIVLDNGMYASTGGQRTISDRVRLEQIALAAGYRAVRRVSERADLESAIPSVLAQAGPSMLLVEVAPGNVKGIGRVSLDPPAIARRFREAALR